GTCGATCCGGCGCGAGCTCGAGGACGCGCGGGAGCAGATCGCGGAGTTTCGAGCGGAGTTCGGGGAGGTGCGCTCGGATCAGACGCGCCTGGCGGAGCTCGAGGCGATCCTTGGGTTGCAGGACAGCCTCAGCCGGCGGCTCGAGACGCTCGCCGCCGAGGTGATCGCCTACAGCGTCTCGAACTTCGAGTGGACGATCGAGATCGACCACGGCTCGAGCGACGGGGTCGCTGAGGATATGCCCGTCATTGCCAGCGGCGGACTTGCCGGCCACGTCGTCCGTACCAGTCCGAGCTCGTCGGTCGTTCGGTTGATCATCGACCCCGACTCCGCGGTCGCCGGTCGGCTCGAGGGCTCCGGCGAGCCCGGGCTCCTCGTCGGCGATGGCGAGGATGACCTGCGGATGGAGCTCGTCGACGCGGACACCGAGGTCATGCCCGACGAAAACGTCGTCACGGCGGGGTTCCGTATCCCCGGTGTC
This portion of the Actinomycetota bacterium genome encodes:
- the mreC gene encoding rod shape-determining protein MreC — translated: MRTRARSTRLLVVALVSASLVTITIDYRQGDGGPLAAAGDTALTLISPLQEAVSKVTQPIGNFFSTLVRLPSIRRELEDAREQIAEFRAEFGEVRSDQTRLAELEAILGLQDSLSRRLETLAAEVIAYSVSNFEWTIEIDHGSSDGVAEDMPVIASGGLAGHVVRTSPSSSVVRLIIDPDSAVAGRLEGSGEPGLLVGDGEDDLRMELVDADTEVMPDENVVTAGFRIPGV